One window of the Gambusia affinis linkage group LG13, SWU_Gaff_1.0, whole genome shotgun sequence genome contains the following:
- the six2a gene encoding homeobox protein SIX2a, translated as MSMLPTFGFTQEQVACVCEVLQQGGNIERLGRFLWSLPACEHLHKNESVLKAKAVVAFHRGNFRELYKILESHQFSPHNHPKLQQLWLKAHYIEAEKLRGRPLGAVGKYRVRRKFPLPRSIWDGEETSYCFKEKSRSVLREWYTHNPYPSPREKRELAEATGLTTTQVSNWFKNRRQRDRAAEAKERENSENSNSNSHNPLSSSMNGNKTLLGSSDDDKTPSGTPDHTSQSPALLLGSNAGLQSLHGLAPPPGPSAIPVPGGGDSVHHHHSVHHDTILNSMSSNLVDLGS; from the exons ATGTCCATGCTCCCGACGTTTGGTTTCACGCAGGAGCAGGTCGCATGTGTCTGCGAGGTCCTCCAGCAAGGGGGGAACATCGAGCGGCTGGGGCGCTTCCTCTGGTCCCTGCCGGCCTGCGAGCACCTCCACAAGAACGAGAGCGTCCTCAAGGCGAAAGCCGTGGTCGCCTTCCACCGGGGCAACTTCCGAGAGCTCTACAAGATCCTGGAGAGTCACCAGTTCTCGCCGCACAACCACccgaagctgcagcagctgtggctCAAGGCGCACTACATCGAGGCGGAGAAGCTGCGGGGCCGCCCGCTAGGGGCCGTGGGGAAGTACCGCGTCCGGAGAAAGTTCCCGCTGCCCCGCTCCATCTGGGACGGAGAGGAGACGAGCTACTGCTTCAAGGAGAAGAGCCGGAGCGTGCTGCGGGAGTGGTACACCCACAACCCGTACCCGTCCCCGCGGGAAAAGAGGGAGCTGGCCGAGGCCACGGGACTCACCACCACGCAGGTCAGCAACTGGTTCAAGAACCGGCGGCAGAGAGACCGGGCGGCGGAGGCGAAGGAGAG GGAAAACAGCGAGAACTCCAACAGCAACAGTCACAACCCACTTTCTTCTTCCATGAACGGAAATAAAACTCTTTTGGGGAGCTCAGACGACGACAAAACGCCTTCGGGGACACCGGATCACACGTCACAGAGCCCGGCCCTGCTCTTGGGCTCGAACGCCGGCTTACAGTCCCTGCACGGCCTCGCGCCCCCTCCGGGACCCAGCGCGATCCCGGTGCCAGGCGGCGGAGACTCGGTGCACCATCACCACTCGGTGCACCATGACACTATATTAAACTCTATGTCTTCTAACCTCGTGGACCTCGGttcttag